A stretch of DNA from Candidatus Polarisedimenticolia bacterium:
GCCGGGAATCTCCTCTCCGAAGAAGACCCCTTCCTTGCACAGGGTCGAGCGGCCGCGCTTGCACAGGTCGCAGCGTCCGCAGTGGACCCGCTGGATGGTGGCGACCCGGTGGCCCGGGCGGAGCGCCGGCACGCCGGTCCCAACCGCGACGATCTCCCCGGCGATTTCGTGCCCCAGGATCGACGGGAGCTTGGTGCGCGGCAGGTTGCCGAGACGGTTGATGATGTCGTGGTAGCACACCCCGACCGCCTTCACCCGGATCAGGACCTCGCGCTCGCGAAGCGAGCCCGGTTCCGGGGCGGGGACTTCTTCGAGGCGCAGCGCATCCGGCCCGCCGAACTCCCGCATCACGACCGCCCGCATCATCCGCTCTCCCATCGCACTCCTCCCCTGTCCGTCGAGCCGCGCCTTTCGGCGCCCGTCACACCATGGCGTGCCGGATCCCGGCGGGATCCAGCAGGGCCAGGGCGTTCAACTCGTTCTCGGTCGGCCCCGGCGCCGCGTCCCCGTCACCCGCGAACGCGAATCCGGTCTGCGCGCGCACCTCGTCCGGCCGCACGCCATCGCGCCTTGAGACCAGGGCGAGCCGGCCCGATTGCAGCCTGAAAAGCCCGAGGTCGGTGACGACGCTCGTGTCGCGGTTCGCCGGGGCCGCCGCGGTCGTGGCGAAATCGACGGACTCGACGAGCGCGCGCTGCGAGTGCCGCGGCACCGTGATCACGATCTTCGGGACGTGCGAGCGCATCGACGACGATCCCGCCGGCCCGGGCAGCTTCACCCGGGGCCGGTCGTATTCGCCGATGCAGGTCAGGTTCGTGCGGCCCAGGGCATCCACCTGGGCCACCCCGAAGAACATCAGGTCGATGCCCCCCCGGTGGGCCAGGTCGAAGAGTCCCGGCAGGGACACCCGACCTTCGCAGCGCTCGAGGAGCCGCGGGTCGACGGACGTCGGCGAGGCGGACCGGATGTCGGGATCAACCGCCCCCACGCAATTGAAGTAGGTCAGGCCGCGGGCGTGGGTGGCGCGCGCCAGGGCGACGGCCAGCATCGGCAGAGCGGACGCCACGCCGGTGGCCACGACGTCCCCGTCCTTGATGAGGCGCGCCATCTCGACGACCAGACGATCGGCCGGCCGTGCGGCGTCCCACGCGGTCCCGGTCGGCGGGCGAGCGGATGGTGATGTGGACACCCCGCCCGGCGCCTGGAGCGCGGGCCCGTCCCATCCTCCCGGACTCTCGACGGCCGACAGGAAGGCGGCGTGATCGCGCGTTCCGGCGACGTAGGTGCGCAGGTAGTCCCCCGGCCGGCCTGCCGACGCTGCGGCCACGTACTCGCGCAGATGCGCGAGGCCGTAGCGATAGGCGCGGTGACAGCTGGTCGGAAACGCCCCCCCGGGTGCTTCCACCACGAGATCGACGAACGCGCCGGGGATCGTCGGCTCGTCGATCCGCTCGACGATCTTCTCCGCGGAAGCGATCACCCGGAGGCTCGCGCGCGCCAGGAGCTCGTCGGCGTACGGATCGTCGATCCGCAGGTTCCCCTTCCGATCCGCCAGCTGGACGTGAAGAAGCGCCACGTCCGGGCGGATCGCCATGGAAACCGGGATCCGGC
This window harbors:
- a CDS encoding alcohol dehydrogenase catalytic domain-containing protein, whose amino-acid sequence is MGERMMRAVVMREFGGPDALRLEEVPAPEPGSLREREVLIRVKAVGVCYHDIINRLGNLPRTKLPSILGHEIAGEIVAVGTGVPALRPGHRVATIQRVHCGRCDLCKRGRSTLCKEGVFFGEEIPG
- a CDS encoding CoA-transferase, with amino-acid sequence MTLVATLSEAVGTVGDGALLTFGGFQLNRAPMALVFELIRQGRRDLRVVSVPNPLPLDLLVAAGAVAEAEFGFIGFQCEDGFVVAPTVKTAIEKGALLYRERDVYEIVQGLRAAALGLPFLAAPGGEGSDYARVNRTPEITDPATGGRIPVSMAIRPDVALLHVQLADRKGNLRIDDPYADELLARASLRVIASAEKIVERIDEPTIPGAFVDLVVEAPGGAFPTSCHRAYRYGLAHLREYVAAASAGRPGDYLRTYVAGTRDHAAFLSAVESPGGWDGPALQAPGGVSTSPSARPPTGTAWDAARPADRLVVEMARLIKDGDVVATGVASALPMLAVALARATHARGLTYFNCVGAVDPDIRSASPTSVDPRLLERCEGRVSLPGLFDLAHRGGIDLMFFGVAQVDALGRTNLTCIGEYDRPRVKLPGPAGSSSMRSHVPKIVITVPRHSQRALVESVDFATTAAAPANRDTSVVTDLGLFRLQSGRLALVSRRDGVRPDEVRAQTGFAFAGDGDAAPGPTENELNALALLDPAGIRHAMV